Below is a window of Deltaproteobacteria bacterium DNA.
TTACCAGAAAAATCTCAGTATCGACTTCGCCCAGAAAGAAATCGTCGGGGTGAAGTACTATGTTCCGGTTCGGAACCTTCTGCAGCATCTCCAGCAGCATCGCAGTTTATCTGCCGTTGCCCTGTCGCCTGGGGCAGACGTCAGCGCGAAAGAGAAGCGCATGGCAAAGGAGCAGGAGATCGAAAGTGACATCCTCGCCATCGATGCTGTCCATCTAGAGCTTGGGAGTACCCTCACTGGCGCTGGAGAGAGTGTCGGCCAAGCGTGGGCGAATTATAAGCAACAGATTCAAGCGCTCTTCAGAGAAACGACTACGTTATCTGCAGAGGAAAGCCTCCGACGCCACAGTGCCCTCATCGGAGAGCTTTTAGAGTCGCTCTTGGTGGAAATCAGTGACACCTCAAACATTACCTTGGACCCCGACATTGAAACGTACTATCTGGGCGTGGTGCTTTTTCCCGACGTTCTCCGCCTCTCTGAAGAATTGGGACAAGCACGGGCCGAGGGGGTAACAGTGCTTGGTCGCGCTGCACGCGCGGTGACAAGCGAGGACCAGGAGCGGTTTTTCCGCCACCGGGTCATTATCGAGCAGAAGAAAAACTCGATTGCCGATGCTCTGGCGAAAGTGTATGCCCGCTATCCCAAATCCCGTGAGACTCTGCTCAGCTTCGAACAAGAAGCCAAGAAAGCCAGTGCCGAGGCGGTCGAAAAAATTAACCAGCAGTTCTTGGCTGGAACTCCGAGCATGAGTGCCATGGAATATCTGGACTGGAGCACCAAGAGAATCGATAGTGTCTTTGCTCTGTTTGACAAGTCCGCGCCGATCTTGGACGAACTGCTAAGCGCGCGTATCACCCGAGATTACTGGATCCTGGGAAGACTCGTCGTATTCGTTCTGTTGGGAACGGGACTTGCCTTGCTGTTGGCGCGTTTTATCACCCGCGCCATCGTTGAGCCGATGCATGAAGTCGAAAACGTCGCGCGACAATTGGCTGTCGGCGATACCAGTGCCCAGCTCAAAAACCTGAACCGGCGAGATGAAATTGGCGGATTGGAGCGTGCGTTCAGTACGATGATTTCATCGTTCCAAGGGATGGCGCAAGTCGCGGACCAGGTTGCCGCGGGCGATCTCACCGTCAATATCAAACCGCAGTCCAATAAGGATGTGTTAGGGAATGCCCTCGCGAACATGGTGCGAGGACTGCGCGACTTGACAACTGAGATCACCAACAGTGTGTCTTCGCTTGCCAACGCAACCAATGAAATTCTGTCGTCCATCGCACAGGTTGCGGCGGGGTCGGCAGAGACTTCTGCTGCGGTAGCTGAGACTGCCACGACGGTGGAAGAACTCAAACAAACCATTCTGGCGGCCAGTCACAAAGCGCGGACGGTGGCTGACAGTTCACAAACTGCGGTCACTGTGTCTCACTCTGGAGAACAAGCTGTCGGTGATGCGATTGAACGCATGAACAAGATCCGCGAGCAGATGGAATCCATTGCTGATAGCGTCATCAAACTCGGTGAGCACAGTCGGGCGATTGGGGAAATCATTACTTCGGTCACCGACCTCGCTGACCAATCGAACCTGCTGGCCTTGAATGCCGCAGTGGAAGCGGCCCGTGCTGGGGAACAAGGCAAAGGCTTTGCGATTGTCGCA
It encodes the following:
- a CDS encoding HAMP domain-containing protein codes for the protein MKKLTEMLRTRLDDMPLAKKLFMLSTIFTIVIAFLGFGRISYQKNLSIDFAQKEIVGVKYYVPVRNLLQHLQQHRSLSAVALSPGADVSAKEKRMAKEQEIESDILAIDAVHLELGSTLTGAGESVGQAWANYKQQIQALFRETTTLSAEESLRRHSALIGELLESLLVEISDTSNITLDPDIETYYLGVVLFPDVLRLSEELGQARAEGVTVLGRAARAVTSEDQERFFRHRVIIEQKKNSIADALAKVYARYPKSRETLLSFEQEAKKASAEAVEKINQQFLAGTPSMSAMEYLDWSTKRIDSVFALFDKSAPILDELLSARITRDYWILGRLVVFVLLGTGLALLLARFITRAIVEPMHEVENVARQLAVGDTSAQLKNLNRRDEIGGLERAFSTMISSFQGMAQVADQVAAGDLTVNIKPQSNKDVLGNALANMVRGLRDLTTEITNSVSSLANATNEILSSIAQVAAGSAETSAAVAETATTVEELKQTILAASHKARTVADSSQTAVTVSHSGEQAVGDAIERMNKIREQMESIADSVIKLGEHSRAIGEIITSVTDLADQSNLLALNAAVEAARAGEQGKGFAIVAQEVKTLAEQSKQATGQVRTLLSDIQNATSVAVLVTEQGTKAVEAGVSQSVEAGSSIRQLAKNIAEAAQAVVQIAAASQQQLVGMDQVVTAVDSIKEASTQNVDTMGQMESAAQQLAIAGSQLQDLVSRYKLVAGENGMNA